From Arachis hypogaea cultivar Tifrunner chromosome 3, arahy.Tifrunner.gnm2.J5K5, whole genome shotgun sequence:
TGCACGTCCACGATATTGCTGGTGTTATGATGCTGGGTTCTCAAGATAGGATCTCGAACTGGTACTGCTTTCTTCCTTCCTTCCTATGCGAACTCCAGAAATTATATGCCTAAGAAATGAATGGCATAACATCATCAGAGACATACTGACTTGACGGGCTATAATTGGCAACCATAGAGAAAAAGAACATGAAAGGAAGGATAGTGGGCAGGTTGTCATTTTTCTATAGTTAGGGGATGGGTTGTCTAAAATGAAAAAAGTCAGGGGCCAAAAGGGGATGGGTTGATTGGTCAACTCACCATTGACTAAGTCAGATttctattaatcaaaataataatgtgAAATGATATATCATCCTGAAAATACTCCTAAATACCTAAACACTAAAAATAGTGAAAAAGTAGAAACTTTTGATgtcttaaaatatcaaaaaagcAATCAATTATTCCCTCATTTAATAGTTCAGAGGAAGTTTAGGATGATCTATTTGGAGGGTAAATCATTTCTCATTATTAATAGTTTGGTCATGAATTTTAAACAAGATACACTAGAGCAGTAGAGCTTATTTACACAACCAcattattaatgtaaattatattaaCTTAAAAGTTCAACTCAGCTTATATGTATAAAGAAACATTCATTCAAGTAATGCATAATCACAGCCAAGGCAGTAATTACTTGTCTACATCAGGGCTACACTAACAGTTGTAAAACGAAAGTTTGCTCGGGATTAACAGGAGTCACATTTCCGAGAACAAATTGCTCGTGCAATTTCAGGGAACAAAATGTACATTCCCTTTGTATAATACTACCAAACATTCGTTAAAGTAATGCATATAGTTACATGGAACACAATACGTTCCGGTGCGGGGACGGGTACGCAGTCCGCAATACACCATATGTGAAATACTTTACGTGGAAAATATACATATCACCGTCCGGTGTGCAGATGATTTGATATGCGGTACACTACCTAATTGTTGAATTCATGTAACTATGGTAATGCATGATAATAGCATTTTGAATTTAGcatgttttccaatattaccttAAATTACCAAGCTTTTGGGTCAAATCATTCAGCTCCATGCTAGAAAGTTTGAGAGAAGATAGAGTCCCAGGCACCTCTTCTGAAACAATCTTAGACAATCTATTCACTGAAGCTCCCAATCTTTGAAATGCCTATTGCAAAACATTAAAGTGAATCATAATCAACTCTTACAACATAAGCTATTCAAGTCAAATATCAGTATATCACTGACATTCACTACAAACAGAGATTAAAAGGAAATAAGAATTCCTAACTTACAATTGGGGTTTGAATGGAAACCAAAAACACCGAGACGAATGCACCAAAGCCTACAAAAACCATAAAATCAGGGTTTAGTTAACTTGATTTTGTGAAAATTGAAAAACTTTGAACTTTAAAGTTGCTGAACAAAACGGTTAGTGATTTACATTAGCATGGTGAACACGAACAAGTTTAAAATAATCCCCAATTCAAGCGTGGGCCGAAACCATTGCTTTGTCGCCGCCGCAACTGGCGGAGCAGCCGCGATGGGACAATTCGTATGCGGCGGCGAATCGGATGTCTGCTATTTTGGAATTAACGGCAGCAGAAATACTTCGGTGGTGGCCGCTGGTGGTCTCCGGCAGATACGGGATCCCTGTTACCCGTCCCAATGACGGGGCAGAGACGGGAATATGTTATGAGATTCCGTGGCCATCCCTAAGGATTGGACTATACTTGCATCGAGGTTGCAAATTGtggatgaaattttttttttttggtattaattGTGGATGAGATTAATCAATACACAATTAGTTTGAACACCGGTGAAGCCCAAACTTACTACAACTCTGAAAAAGATGCCCAATGAAacttgacccaaaaaaaaaaaacaatgcccAATAAAAACGAACAATGATATTTTGGCATCCGTTCACACTCGAATTTTTAAACACCATCAAATGCTCAGATGTTCCAAACCATGAATTAACACTTGAGGTAGGAATGTCTATTATGTTACTAAAAAACATTGATCACTGGATAGGACTATGTAATGGGACACGTTTGGTTATCATAAAGTCTGAAAAACACGTAATAGAACCTAAAGAGTATGACAGAGAAAAATTCTGGACAGAAAATATTTATTCTAAGGATGACTTAACATTATCTAATTACAGGATACCATTTAAGTTTCAATACAAAcagttttttattataattttttatgcaatGACAATTAACAAGAATTAAGGTCAGTCACTATCAAATGTTGGTTTGACCCTAAAATATCTGTTTTTTAAGTGTACAtcgctatttttattttttacggtGACCAATAAAAAAGAGCTCCAGATATTGTAATATAATGACGAAGATCTTCACATGACATATAACGTCGTTTACAAAgaagtatttaaaaatattagttgaAGGTGCAAATCAGGCGAGCAGATGAACAAATTTCACCAAGGACATATATAATTTGTTTATGAGTTAATATCCAGTTATATATTGACGGATTATGCATTATATATTTAAACCTTGCTAATTGTTAATCAATATCTTAAAAGGTTTGCTTTTATCACATGGGAAATATATAAATTGTTCAGTATAGTTAATGTATATTTTTAATCCCTTTATAAACTTAGATGACCCACTATAATAACATTTCATGTTATGTATCAAAATGATATTTCGGTTCATGGTTTTTAAATACCAATACATGTAACCAGTGATTATCTTAGTAGAGAAAAATCCTAAACTTACATACTTGGTGTGGGTCATTTAATTTTAGCATATTATAcgaaagatgaaaatttttatcacAACTAACACTTATCGAATCTTCTTTATAGGTGAAAATTATTTGAAGTGTTGAACGAAAACTAAGGATTATGTTTAAGACTGAGATAATTATGAGTTTCATGAGTTTAACATCAACAGACAAGACTTGCAACAAAAAACATAGAGTAGTATTGCAGAATTATATGCCTTTGTGATGGAAGTCATCATCATAATATATAGTTCCACGTATCCCAAATTCAATTTGTTTAAATCCAAATTGATATAAATTCACTAATTAGTTATTCAATAACTTATAATGTGATTACTTCCACCCCAACTTTGTATGGATCAACATAGATATTAAAGTAGAGATGTTTGATAAAAGCATGCAAACCACATATATACGGCAAGTGTGATGATAACAGACATGCATAATAGATAAAAAAGGAATTTCAATAAACATCTAATATAGTTGGAATAGAGACAATCAGCACACTCAGAATAAAACATTGTTTTATGTTGTTTAATTTTTACCCCACAAACTCAAGGTGCTGTCATGCGGCGTCGAGAGCACTTTGTCAACAAATCTTGATCCACATCAACGTACCAAGAAAACATCCTTGCCAGTTTTTACCAACATATCATCGGTAACAGACCCTGCTTGTTTGGAACATCCAAGTGTTATATTTGTAATGAACCAAGACATATGGCTAAGAATTGCTCAAAGAGGTTTACTCAGAATCCAACGCGAACCCAGCAATAAGGTCGAGTGTTTGCTatgactgctgatgatgctatgcaatcagacgccctgatctaaggtcagtgttatgttaaaaatcgatttctaactatactgtatgattcgggtgcatcgcattcctttatttctttaactgttgctcgtgagttgggactagatttctctgagttgaactttgatctaaTTGTCCATACCCCtacatcccaaaatgctttgaccagtttagtgtgcctgcaagtaccattcactaCTAGGAACAagacttttatacatgatctaatatgtttgcctctatgtggtttagaagttattctaggattagattggttatctaagtatcatgttttccttgattgctatgaaagaactgctgttattctATCTAATggtttagatattaaaccatttttgtctcatactttatatctgaattctgtaagagttaccttagacgggagtgattgtgaggggtacgttctatTAGCGGCTAGCTCAAATGACAGTGAATTAAGTTTAGAACgaatccgagtggtgaaggaatttcccgatgttttcccggacgacatacctgagttttctcctcagcgagagatagaattcagcattgaactagtacctggaaccggaccgatttccatagcaccgtaccggatgtcaccattggaacttgcagagttaaagaagcagttggatgagctacttagaaagaaatttattcgtcctagtgcatcaccttggggagcttcagtattgctagtaaagaagaaggatggtagaatgagactttgcgtagattatcgacagttaaataaagtcactatcaagaacaagtatccacttccacggatagatgatttgatggatcagttgaaaggtgcaactgtgttctcGAAGATTGACTTGCGATCGGGCTATCACTAGATTCGAGTAAAAGAAtcagatataccgaagactgcatttagaactcgatatggtcactatgagtatacggttatgtcgtttggactaactaatgctcctgtgattttcatggattacatgaatcgtattttccgttcgtaccttgatcagtttgtagtagttttcatagacgatattctcatctattcgaagacagaaagagagcatgaagaacatctaaggactgtattgcagatactgaggactcggaagttatatgctaaactatcaaagtgTGAATTTTGGACAGAGAAGGTGGCGTTTTTGGGACATGTCATATCTTAGGgaggaattgcagtggatccttcaaaaattgaagcagtagtgCAATGGGAACCACCTACAACCGTTACAAAAGTTTGGAGTTTTCTCTGACTTGCTGGATATTACCGGAGGTTTATTAAAGGgttttcacagatagccttacctCTGACTTACCTTACATGAAAGGAAGTTCCGTTCGTTTGGACAGCTGAGTGTGAGAAGTTTCAACATACTTAAGGAAAAGTTAACAACTGCACCTGTATTAGTACTACCCGACCCACAGAAACcatttgaagtatactgtgacgcctctcataaaggacttgggtgtgtgctgatgcaagacaagaatgtggtggcttatgcttcccggcAGCTGAGACCTCATGAACGAAATTATCCAACGCATGACTTGGAGTTGGCTGCAGTAGTGTTTGCTCTAAAGATCTGGAGACACTATTTGTATGGCGCTCAACTAAAAGTTTTCTCCgaccacaaaagtttaaagtatatctttgaccagaaagatcttaatatgcgacagcgaaggtggatggaatttttgaaggactatgatttcaagttaagttatcacccagggaaagcgaacgtggtggcagacgctttaagcaggaagaatttgagtatctcttggatgatgataaaggaagaaaagaTACTTGCGAAATTTGAGGACCTTAAATTGACTATGACTAAAACGTCAAGTGGAGTCCGTCTGGCCCAattgcatataacaccagattttaagattagtattcagcaagcacaaacacaggattcagaaatgatgacgatgctgagacggATGAAAGTAGAGGAACCAGAAGCTGTAAAACAAGATCGTAGCGGTCTCGGGAGGTACAAGAACAGGatttgtgtgcctagctctggagatttGCGACGGAGGATTCTTgtagaagctcatcaaagtagatTCTCCATGCATCCTGGAAtgacaaagatgtatcaagatttgaaacaaatgttctggtggccgagcTTAAAGAAAGAGGTTGCTgactatgtctcaaaatgtttaacctgccagagggtgaaggtggaacatcaaaagccgtcaggaaccctgcaacccttggaAATACCCCAATGGAAATTggagcagatcactatggattttgtcacgggattgccaaggacctcaataGGGCACGATGATATTTGGATAATTGTGGACAGGTTAACAAAATTAGCGCAtttccttccgattcgagttgactatactttagaaaggctggcactgatatatattcaagaaatcgtacgATTGCACGGGATACCTTCGTCAATTGTTTCAGACCGAGATCCAATGTTTACTTCCAGaatctggggagcttttcagaaagcgtTGGGGGACAGAATTGCAcatgagtacagcataccatcctcagacagacgAACAATCAGAGCGGACAATCCAAACATTAGAAGACATGCTAAGATCTTGCGTGTTGGATAACCAAGGCAGTTGGGATACATTTGCCCTTGATCGAATTCGTCTACAATAACAGCtaccaacaaagtatcgggatggcaccttatgaagctctctacggaagaagatgttagacaccattgtgttggaatgatgacGGAGAAACTAGTATCTTGGGTCCAGACTTAGTTCAAGAAACTACAGAGAAGATAAAGGGAATTCGtcagaagatccagacagcacaaagccgtcaaaagagctatgccgataatagacgtagacccttagagtttagtgaggaaGACCATGTTTTTCTTAAAGTAACCCcgactactggaataggtagagcccttaagactaaaaagcttaaccctcgatacataggacctttccaaatacttaaaagagtcggtctagtagtgtatcaaatagcccttcctccatatttgtcaaaccttcatgatgtttttcatgtctcgcaacttaagaaatatattcccgacgaaaatcacattttacaaccagagacagtacagttacgaAATGATTTAACATATCAAGCATTaccagttcagatcgtagaaagaagtgataagtaGCTAAGAGGCAAAACTGTTCGCCtagtcaaagtagcttggggacaaagaggaaaagaagagcaCACCTGGaaactggaagataagatgaaagttGATTACCCTcatctattctcaggtaactgaaattttgaggacaaaattttcttttaggagggtagaatgtaacaaccctgattttcaagtacgcgagatcttttctgaaagtacggatttctctggaggatcagtaaggggagaacctctgatatatcatcaagtatttcaatcctcattgtcattatgtcatctttaagctagaacctttttcgaggcaagctcgataacgcagtcacgaagaacatagtttttgaaccgtatcggttaggagttttaattcggttttttgtaaatagtctcagtttgacgaaacggactcgattcatgaaagaagagagataatagggtaatattatcattatattagtattagaagctgcttgaataatattataaggttacctggtcagttttagttaaaaacagaaaatcggtttaactgggttcacaatttactggtgcagtttagcaccagcactctctgatgactttagcaatgctaaggcctcattatacatgttttattctcataataaatatgttactagtgtcatttatgctagtagctcaaaaaataatttttagagatgttttcgcaagtgttccgatacacctagttttagtagttatacacctgagatattttaatattattttaatccacctccaagccaaccaatcacaactcaccgtacacccccaaaacccccaaggctggttcATTTTCTCCTTGTGGCCGAAGTttccaagagagaaaaagagagaaaagttcttagttccaaatcttcaaagcttgatttctgttgaactaaaactcaaatcaaaattccaatccgaccaaaatgatcctctcttctttctccacatgatcatatgacttattaaggctggaatcaaggtgagttggctgcaccatctctcttttgattcagtttcaaggaaacatgctcaaacatgtgttttcttgatgttcttccttaagaatcatgcttaacttgacttgagggccaagaaacgtaaATTTCCAacaagtctaaggttagaaatcacttcctaatatgctgagtgagatttggttagttgagagtttttggatttaaagttgttcttgatgtgatttaggaggaaaaagtgctaaaggtccacttgaaagtctaactgaattaggagcagcaaaatcaggttgggtgtcacgaaattaatcttgattatttgtgtttgaattgtgtgaatgttgtacgatttggctgtgctaaaaattggttgcatatatgattgattcttggtgaaaatttggagGATCCgatacatcacagttacttcatcatgggattggagcctcgtattacACGATACAcgttacctaatcgagcttttcgacatcctctgtctagcccgcattttgaccccgatgctccttacgactttcccttatcctggttacatcctgacgcacctgtacatccttttcctgatgatcctgagcaccctataccagctcaacctttgaatgaggtggaacctgagcctatcattgctgatgagcccgagttagctggtgactacgtaccggtgataccaccagagtgggactttCCCCCTGAGTCGATCCCTGCTTTTCCACAGCCcgatgagccggcactaccagACGGTGGGGTAGCCcctatatacgcgaacggacctgtgctcgcgaatggttttgtatatagtgacagcagtgtttctggtggatctgagggtttagctgtagctgcggatgatgaggagtaggaggatcctgagatagagatagagcaggatgaggagatggacgagcctcacggTGATTCTCCGAatggccacgtgtagatatagtctGACAACAGAAGGGGCATTTTTTTATGACaatctagtctgacattatctattagttagtctctcactcgtgttagtacacccgagagctaggagctatatagtggttaggctagcctgggcgccagtttagcggctttttgtatgggccaggtcctaggagtgtcgtgtatatattagctacgtaggatgcgaggatgtaaactgacttgatcttgtgtaaacgctacatattttgttatagtgtatatgatgtatattatcagttatatttctatgtttctttatgctaCTTTCCTTTTACTCTCAATGTATGCTTGATTATTTTATCTCTTCTCCGCaacgaataaaaaaaagttactcgtaaaattggcatcgTTCTAAtaaggaacaggctcatatattaaatattgtttaataattaggaaggataagttagtaacacttagcttcttgtatgaccatggcatactgggagttgggtcgttacaaagagtactttgaacccaacatggaagagaacttggaaaacaatcatgaagaagaagttcACAACCAAGCTAGAGAAGGCCCTataaatcatgctgggcaagtgatgagcggataatttatacgctttttggcattgtttttaggtagtttttagtaagttcaagctacttttagggatgttttcattagtttttatgttaaattcacatttctggactttactatgagtttgtgtgtttttctatgatttcaggtaatttctggctgaaattgagggacttgagcaaaactctgaaagaggctgacaaaaaggactgctgatgctgttggaatctgatctccctgcactcgaaatggattttctagagcta
This genomic window contains:
- the LOC112777934 gene encoding uncharacterized protein — protein: MSWFITNITLGCSKQAGSVTDDMLVKTGKDVFLQTSDSPPHTNCPIAAAPPVAAATKQWFRPTLELGIILNLFVFTMLMCAFVSVFLVSIQTPIAFQRLGASVNRLSKIVSEEVPGTLSSLKLSSMELNDLTQKLGNLRHIISGVRIGRKEESSTSSRSYLENPAS